A part of Thermococcus sp. genomic DNA contains:
- a CDS encoding PINc/VapC family ATPase, producing the protein MRVFVPDTSVIVDGRLTQFLSTLDEKVKVVIPEAVVAEIEHQANEGKAIGHTGLEELKKLRDMADKGKILLEFHGERPELWQIRRAKAGEIDHMVRETAKQLNATLITGDQVQRDIAIAKGIDVIYLTAKREVRHRLEDFFDETTMSVHLKAGVKPLAKKGKPGEWRLVPIRDEPLSDEELHEIADDIVERAKREPDSFIELDEPGATVVQLRNYRIVIAKPPFADRIEITAVRPVTKLSIEDYELSEKLLERLKDKAEGILIAGAPGEGKTTFAQALAEWYASMGRIVKTMEKPRDLQVSEEITQYTALNGRMELTGDILLLVRPDYTIFDEMRKTSDFKIYSDLRLAGVGMVGVVHATKPIDAIQRFIGRVELGMIPQIVDTVLFIKAGKVAKVLTLEYLVKVPSGMKEEDLARPVIEVRDFETGELEYEIYTYGEEISVVPVKKEEKAPALKLAEKRLKQEIKKFLPDVYTEVEIVSPHKAVIYADEFDIP; encoded by the coding sequence ATGAGGGTGTTTGTTCCTGACACGAGCGTGATAGTTGATGGAAGGCTAACCCAGTTCCTCTCAACACTCGACGAGAAGGTAAAGGTAGTAATCCCAGAGGCAGTTGTAGCGGAGATAGAGCATCAGGCCAACGAGGGTAAGGCGATAGGCCATACAGGCCTTGAGGAACTCAAGAAACTCCGCGACATGGCAGATAAAGGTAAGATACTCCTCGAGTTCCACGGCGAGAGGCCCGAGCTGTGGCAGATTAGAAGGGCTAAAGCCGGGGAGATAGACCACATGGTTCGCGAGACGGCAAAACAGCTCAACGCCACCCTAATCACCGGCGACCAGGTCCAGAGGGACATAGCCATAGCCAAGGGCATAGATGTAATCTACCTGACCGCCAAAAGGGAAGTCCGCCACAGGCTCGAGGACTTCTTCGACGAAACCACGATGAGCGTCCACCTCAAGGCTGGTGTAAAGCCCCTAGCGAAGAAAGGAAAACCCGGCGAGTGGAGGCTCGTTCCCATCCGTGACGAACCGCTTAGCGACGAGGAGCTTCACGAGATAGCGGATGACATCGTTGAGAGGGCAAAGAGAGAGCCGGACAGCTTCATAGAGCTGGACGAACCCGGAGCTACTGTCGTTCAGCTGAGGAACTACCGCATCGTCATAGCCAAACCGCCCTTCGCGGATAGAATTGAGATAACCGCCGTCAGACCGGTCACGAAACTCAGCATAGAGGACTACGAACTGAGCGAAAAGCTCCTTGAGAGGCTCAAGGATAAGGCGGAGGGAATCCTTATCGCCGGTGCCCCCGGCGAGGGGAAGACGACCTTCGCACAGGCTTTGGCCGAGTGGTACGCTTCGATGGGCAGGATTGTCAAGACTATGGAGAAGCCGAGGGATTTGCAGGTTAGTGAGGAAATAACTCAGTACACTGCTCTAAACGGGAGGATGGAGCTGACTGGAGACATACTCCTCCTCGTGAGGCCGGACTACACGATATTCGACGAGATGAGAAAGACGAGCGACTTTAAGATTTACTCAGACCTAAGGCTCGCGGGCGTTGGAATGGTCGGGGTTGTCCACGCGACTAAACCAATAGACGCGATACAGCGTTTCATCGGCAGGGTGGAGCTCGGAATGATACCCCAGATAGTTGATACCGTCCTCTTCATCAAGGCCGGTAAAGTTGCGAAGGTTTTGACACTTGAGTACCTCGTTAAGGTTCCGAGCGGGATGAAAGAGGAAGACCTAGCGAGGCCCGTCATTGAGGTGAGGGACTTCGAGACGGGTGAACTGGAATACGAGATTTACACCTACGGCGAGGAGATAAGCGTCGTTCCTGTCAAGAAAGAGGAAAAAGCCCCGGCTTTAAAGCTCGCCGAGAAGAGGCTCAAGCAGGAAATCAAAAAGTTCCTGCCCGACGTTTACACTGAGGTCGAGATAGTCAGCCCGCACAAAGCCGTGATATACGCCGACGAGTTCGACATTCCGG
- the minD gene encoding cell division ATPase MinD produces the protein MGRLISIASGKGGTGKTTTTANLSIALGKMGYKVLAIDADLTMANLSLVMGIDDAETTIHDVLAGSADIKDAIYATSYDNVYLIPAAVDWEHVVKADPRRLPGTIKPLKPHFDFIIIDCPAGLQMDAMNAMMSGEEVILVTNPEISCITDTMKVGIVLKKAGLAVLGFVLNRYGRSDNDIPPDVAEEVMEVPLLVVVPEDPKVREATLEGVPVVEYAPDSDGAKAFMELAETVVRIAGFKARVMG, from the coding sequence ATGGGCAGACTGATTTCTATCGCCAGCGGAAAGGGCGGAACCGGGAAAACGACCACCACCGCGAACCTTTCGATAGCCCTTGGAAAGATGGGCTACAAGGTTCTGGCAATTGATGCCGACCTGACGATGGCAAACCTCAGCCTTGTCATGGGAATAGACGATGCCGAGACTACAATCCATGACGTTCTCGCCGGTTCTGCCGATATAAAGGACGCGATTTACGCGACCAGCTATGACAACGTTTATCTGATTCCCGCGGCGGTTGACTGGGAGCACGTTGTTAAGGCCGACCCGAGAAGGCTTCCCGGTACGATAAAACCCCTAAAGCCCCACTTCGATTTCATAATCATCGACTGCCCCGCGGGCCTTCAGATGGACGCCATGAACGCCATGATGAGCGGTGAGGAGGTGATCCTCGTAACCAACCCAGAAATCTCGTGCATAACCGACACGATGAAGGTCGGGATAGTCCTTAAGAAGGCCGGCCTGGCAGTTCTCGGCTTCGTCCTCAACCGCTACGGAAGGAGCGACAACGATATCCCTCCAGATGTTGCGGAGGAAGTTATGGAAGTCCCACTCCTCGTCGTGGTCCCAGAGGACCCAAAGGTGAGGGAGGCAACACTTGAAGGCGTTCCGGTAGTTGAGTATGCTCCAGATTCGGACGGTGCTAAGGCCTTTATGGAGCTCGCCGAGACGGTGGTGAGAATAGCGGGCTTCAAGGCGAGGGTGATGGGATGA
- a CDS encoding ATP/GTP-binding protein, producing MILTFIGTAGSGKTTLTAEFGEYLEENGYAVSYVNLDTGVKRLPYKPDLDVREEITAWELMEKGLGPNGAIVNSYDILAPKVEEYAGKIRGLEKRSDYVIIDTPGQMETFLFHEFGVRLMEAFPDALGVYLFSPEILRKPTDFCFALFFGLMIDLRLGITTVPALSKVDTVEDIGKLRKFLDDVEYLTARLKLEPSTQGLLAYRLCSALPELAPPTRVLYLSAKRREGFDELETVAYEHYCTCGDLT from the coding sequence ATGATTCTGACCTTCATAGGAACGGCCGGAAGCGGAAAAACGACCCTAACAGCGGAGTTCGGAGAATACCTGGAGGAAAACGGTTACGCAGTCTCATATGTTAACCTCGATACCGGCGTCAAAAGGCTCCCATATAAGCCTGACCTCGACGTCCGCGAGGAGATAACGGCATGGGAACTCATGGAAAAGGGGTTGGGCCCAAACGGGGCCATAGTGAATAGCTACGACATCCTCGCACCGAAGGTAGAGGAATACGCTGGAAAGATTAGGGGGCTTGAAAAAAGGAGCGACTACGTCATCATAGACACGCCCGGCCAGATGGAGACGTTCCTCTTCCACGAGTTCGGAGTAAGGCTCATGGAGGCCTTCCCGGATGCACTCGGCGTTTATCTCTTTTCACCCGAAATCCTTAGAAAGCCGACCGACTTCTGCTTCGCACTCTTCTTCGGGCTGATGATTGACCTCAGGCTCGGCATAACAACTGTCCCAGCCCTGAGTAAGGTCGATACGGTGGAAGACATCGGAAAACTGAGGAAGTTCCTTGACGACGTCGAATACCTCACCGCGAGGCTCAAGCTTGAGCCATCTACGCAGGGGTTGTTGGCTTACAGGCTCTGTTCAGCCCTTCCCGAGCTGGCCCCACCGACGAGGGTCCTCTATCTGTCAGCCAAAAGGAGAGAAGGTTTTGACGAGCTTGAGACGGTGGCCTATGAGCACTACTGCACCTGCGGCGATTTGACCTGA